The DNA region GACCGTGCGCTCTGGCTGGATCACGGTTACGTCAAGATGCTCGATACGCCGGCGGAGGTCGTACCCGCCTACCGGGCGACTGCGCGCTAGGGGGCATGATGTCCGAACCGCCGGCGCAACGAGCAGTCCACGTGGATCCCGTGATCCCCACAACACCCACCCAGGCAGCAACACCACAGGCGATGCCCCCACCGCGGGAGGGGGACCCCCACCGTGCCATCGTCGACACCTACCTGAGGCACGCGGACGACAACAGGATCGTCGGTCAGCTGCCACCCGACGTGCGACTCGGGGGGGCCAAGCGCCTGCTGCTACGTCTACTGAGGTTCCTGACACGCGACCAGACCGCGTTCAACATCGCCCTGTTGACGGCCGTGGAGGCGCACATCCGCTCCACCGATCAGATCCGCGTCAGTGTGGATCAGCGCCTGTCGGCTCTGGAGACACGTCTGAGCAGTCTGGAGGACGCACTCAGCGGTGCCCTGGAGGCCCGTGCATCTCTGGAGGACGCGCTCGGTCGGACCGCGTCGGACGTGGCGCAGCTGCAGGAAGCCCTTAGGGACGTGGCGTCGCGGGCAGAACTTGAACAGGCCGTCGGAACAGCCACGGAGCGTGTCCAGCGTCTCGAGACAGCGGTCGGCGAAGCGCGCCGTACGGCTTCCGATGCCGTTGGTGCCGCAGCCGATCGTACGGAGGTCGCAGTACTGCGCCACCGGGTCGACATGCTGCTGAAGGAGGCACGCAGTCGGCTACCCGGACCGTTCGATGACCAGCAGCTGAGCACCTTCGCCGAGGAGCTCGCCGGCCGCCTCGACGCCGTGTACGCCGACTTCCAGGACTCGTTCCGCGGCTCCGTCGAAGAGATCCGCGATCGGGTGCGACACTACCTCCCTGACATCTCCGCACTGCACCACCTCGGAGAGGCGCCGGTGGTCGACCTCGGCTCCGGTC from Actinomycetota bacterium includes:
- a CDS encoding methyltransferase domain-containing protein → MDPVIPTTPTQAATPQAMPPPREGDPHRAIVDTYLRHADDNRIVGQLPPDVRLGGAKRLLLRLLRFLTRDQTAFNIALLTAVEAHIRSTDQIRVSVDQRLSALETRLSSLEDALSGALEARASLEDALGRTASDVAQLQEALRDVASRAELEQAVGTATERVQRLETAVGEARRTASDAVGAAADRTEVAVLRHRVDMLLKEARSRLPGPFDDQQLSTFAEELAGRLDAVYADFQDSFRGSVEEIRDRVRHYLPDISALHHLGEAPVVDLGSGRGEWLDVLRDAGVRAYGIDTNDTFIERCTQRGLEVVNGDAVLHLMKEVEHSSVKAVTGFHIVEHISFESLLDVIDASLRALRPGGCVIFETPNPTNLTVGAAQFYLDPTHQKPLHPHLMEFLLASRGFVDVEIRFLHPVT